Within the Terriglobales bacterium genome, the region AACCCGAACGCCGATGCGGTGACCCCCTCGACAGCGGCGTCGATATTGGCGTCGGCATCGACGATGATGGCGTCCTTGCCACCCATCTCGAGCACTGTGCGCTTGATCCACACCTGGCCAGGCGCTTGGGTGGCGGCAACATGATTGATGCGCAACCCCACTTCGCGCGAACCGGTGAAGGCGATGTAGCGCGTCTTGGGATGCGCGACCAGCGCATCACCAAACGAGGCACCCGCGCCAGGACAGAAATTCACCACACCCGGCGGCATGCCGCACTCCTCCAGAATCGAGAACAGGAAACGCGCGATGGCGGGCGAATCGCTCGAAGGCTTGAGGATTACGGTGTTGCCGCAGACGATCGAGGCCAGCGTCATGCCGGTCATGATCGCGCCGGGGAAATTCCAGGGCGGAATCACGATGCCCACGCCGAGCGGAATGTAGCGGAGGTAATCGCGCTCACCCGGAAGCTGGATCGGCGGCTCGGCTTTGGCCAGGCGCAGAGCTTCTCGCGCGTAGAATTCGGCGAAGTCGATGGTCTCCCCGGTATCGGCGTCGGCTTCGGGCCAGTTCTTGCCGACTTCGAAGATCATCCAGGCGCTGAATTCGTGCTTGCGCTTGCGGATAGTGTCGGCTACGCGGAACAGCAGGCCCGCGCGCTCTTCGGCAGAAGTGCGGCTCCAGGTCTCGAAGGCTTTGACCGCGGCATTTATGGCGGGCTCGACTTCCTCTGCACCGGCCTTCTGGAAGATGCCGACGATTTCGCTGGGCTTGGCGGGGTTGAGCGACTTGAGTTTGTCGCGGGTCTTGACACGTTGGCCGCCGATGACGAGGTCGTACTCGCGGCCCAGCTCGGAGCGGACCTTTTCGATGGCCGCGCGCATCGCGCGGGCGTTTTCTTCGCGCGTGAAATCGGTGGCGGGCTCGTTCTTGAAAGCGGTGACAGTGCGTACTTGTTCGCGGGGCGCAGCTACGGTCGCCATGATTGCATCCTCTCTATTAGAAGCTCGGGGGAGCCAGTGGTGCCTGACATACAAAGCAGAAACGGCAGCGGACTCCGTGCCGCCGGGGGCGGGACACCATGAGAGATTTTACACCCTGGGGGAGGGAACGGGACAGGCGGGAACGCCTGTCCCGCGCGAGCAAAACGCCACGCAGAAAACCCCGCCCAAGCTTCG harbors:
- the pruA gene encoding L-glutamate gamma-semialdehyde dehydrogenase — translated: MATVAAPREQVRTVTAFKNEPATDFTREENARAMRAAIEKVRSELGREYDLVIGGQRVKTRDKLKSLNPAKPSEIVGIFQKAGAEEVEPAINAAVKAFETWSRTSAEERAGLLFRVADTIRKRKHEFSAWMIFEVGKNWPEADADTGETIDFAEFYAREALRLAKAEPPIQLPGERDYLRYIPLGVGIVIPPWNFPGAIMTGMTLASIVCGNTVILKPSSDSPAIARFLFSILEECGMPPGVVNFCPGAGASFGDALVAHPKTRYIAFTGSREVGLRINHVAATQAPGQVWIKRTVLEMGGKDAIIVDADANIDAAVEGVTASAFGFQGEKCSACSRLILDEKIYDTFIPKLKARVEKITLGDPTENPGMGPVVNEGSMKSILGYIEQGKKDGRLITGGKRVGGNDGYFIEPTVFADIAPKSKLEQEEIFGPVLAIIKAKNFDHALEIANDTEFGLTGAVYTSSEEKIQRAMEEFHVGNLYINRKCTGAMVGAHPFGGFNMSGTDSKAGGPDYLYLFTQAKSIGRKG